A window of Paenibacillus antri contains these coding sequences:
- a CDS encoding sigma-70 family RNA polymerase sigma factor — protein MNETAPELQLFDDLKPELTSFCYRMLGSIDDADDAVQETFIRVWQSWNSFRQESSFKTWAYRIASNICLDKLRQAKRRIRPVDFFDPAESIVEPRETLPDSSWIWPAPDFSNNPEDLFIRKDTLHICFVTLLQLLPPRQRAVIILKDVFEWPSKQIAETLGMSPAAVNSALQRARETLEREQNRSNEFSMKEEMPDRELLSRYVEAFEQFDITALVALFHEEGRMSMPPFPMWVRGKDDLFKFFTLTRLHCEGSRFIPVSANGGFPALAQYMPSKEEDGLVPWGIHILEMRDKKIIHVQNFINRKLFSRFGLPDRLDR, from the coding sequence ATGAACGAAACCGCACCAGAACTTCAGTTATTCGACGACTTGAAGCCGGAGTTAACCTCGTTCTGTTATAGGATGCTAGGATCAATCGATGACGCGGACGATGCCGTGCAGGAAACCTTTATTCGCGTCTGGCAAAGTTGGAACTCCTTCCGACAGGAATCTTCATTTAAAACGTGGGCCTACCGGATTGCATCGAACATTTGCCTGGACAAGCTAAGACAAGCGAAACGCCGCATTCGCCCCGTAGACTTCTTTGACCCTGCGGAATCCATCGTCGAACCTCGCGAGACGTTGCCGGACTCGTCTTGGATCTGGCCGGCCCCTGACTTTTCGAATAATCCTGAAGATCTTTTCATCCGCAAAGATACATTGCATATCTGTTTTGTTACCCTCTTACAGCTCTTACCCCCTCGCCAACGTGCTGTGATTATTTTGAAGGATGTATTCGAGTGGCCCTCCAAGCAGATCGCAGAGACGTTAGGGATGTCGCCGGCAGCGGTGAACAGCGCCCTGCAGCGAGCTAGAGAAACGTTGGAGCGGGAACAGAATCGTTCCAATGAATTCAGCATGAAGGAAGAGATGCCTGATCGGGAGTTACTGTCGCGTTACGTGGAAGCCTTCGAACAATTCGATATTACCGCCTTGGTCGCCCTGTTTCATGAAGAAGGTCGGATGTCGATGCCTCCTTTCCCTATGTGGGTACGCGGCAAGGACGACTTGTTCAAGTTTTTTACGCTTACGCGTTTGCACTGCGAGGGGTCTCGGTTCATTCCGGTTTCGGCGAACGGCGGTTTCCCTGCGTTGGCGCAATATATGCCGAGCAAAGAAGAGGACGGCTTGGTTCCCTGGGGGATCCACATCTTAGAAATGAGAGACAAGAAGATCATCCACGTGCAAAATTTTATCAATCGAAAATTATTTTCCCGTTTCGGGCTTCCGGATCGATTGGACCGATGA
- a CDS encoding SRPBCC family protein — METKQFTKVTVQAVIQAPVMKVWKYWTEPQHITKWNQASDSWHAPKAENDLRVGGKFLTRMEAKDGSMGFDFFGTYDVVKPQEQISYTLGDGRKVEITFMYQGNETKVIEIFDAEGTHSIEMQQAGWQAILDNFKKYTEES, encoded by the coding sequence ATGGAAACGAAACAATTCACGAAGGTTACAGTGCAAGCCGTTATTCAAGCGCCGGTAATGAAGGTTTGGAAGTACTGGACCGAGCCGCAGCACATCACGAAGTGGAATCAAGCTTCGGACTCATGGCACGCGCCGAAGGCGGAGAACGATCTGCGGGTCGGAGGCAAGTTCCTTACCCGAATGGAAGCGAAGGACGGAAGCATGGGGTTCGATTTCTTCGGAACTTACGACGTCGTGAAGCCGCAGGAGCAGATTTCATACACATTGGGAGACGGGAGAAAGGTTGAGATCACCTTCATGTATCAAGGGAACGAAACCAAGGTGATTGAAATTTTCGACGCGGAAGGCACCCATTCTATTGAGATGCAGCAGGCCGGATGGCAAGCGATTTTGGATAATTTCAAGAAATATACGGAGGAGTCCTAG
- a CDS encoding DoxX family protein, translated as MTVLKIEMKTKTGITIANDITKARLWSARAMSGIVILFMLFDGIGKIVKPAPVVESTLALGFAENHLATVGVLGLLCTILYALPRTRFLGAVLLTGYLGGAVAAHLRVDNPLWSHMLFPVYVAILAWGALWLIDRKFRNLLWERK; from the coding sequence ATGACAGTCCTGAAGATCGAGATGAAGACGAAAACGGGGATAACGATCGCAAACGACATCACTAAGGCGCGGCTTTGGTCGGCACGCGCCATGAGCGGAATCGTCATTCTGTTCATGCTGTTCGATGGCATCGGGAAAATCGTCAAGCCGGCACCAGTGGTAGAAAGCACGCTCGCACTCGGATTCGCCGAGAACCACCTTGCAACGGTGGGAGTTCTAGGTCTGCTCTGCACCATCTTGTATGCCTTACCGCGAACGCGGTTCTTGGGGGCGGTTCTGCTCACGGGCTACTTAGGAGGCGCGGTGGCCGCACATCTCAGGGTGGATAATCCATTGTGGTCTCATATGCTGTTTCCCGTCTATGTCGCCATACTTGCTTGGGGGGCGCTGTGGCTGATCGATCGAAAATTCCGCAATCTCCTCTGGGAACGCAAATAA
- a CDS encoding stalk domain-containing protein, whose product MIIKKLSSWIPLTLLTFGLAMSLSQNAAAKEVKPFVKITSSVLEDSSFYGVIIDNRTYVNLEGLKKCLPFYVLDKGVGWEEKSKTLWVYGIPYPDDPNAYLRFTIGASEFRAGDHILEGDIEVIDGHIYMPLRPIMEFYNLDIKWDEKDKQVTIDNDD is encoded by the coding sequence GTGATTATAAAAAAGTTATCAAGCTGGATTCCACTTACACTATTAACGTTCGGGTTGGCAATGTCTTTGAGTCAAAATGCTGCCGCAAAAGAAGTGAAGCCATTTGTTAAGATTACCTCAAGTGTTTTGGAGGATTCCTCATTTTACGGGGTCATCATTGATAATCGCACATACGTCAATTTAGAAGGTCTCAAGAAATGTTTACCTTTCTACGTGTTGGATAAAGGCGTTGGTTGGGAAGAAAAATCAAAAACTTTATGGGTATATGGAATTCCGTACCCAGATGACCCAAATGCGTATCTTAGATTTACTATTGGTGCTAGTGAATTCAGGGCTGGGGACCATATTTTAGAAGGAGATATCGAGGTGATTGATGGGCATATTTATATGCCCTTAAGACCAATAATGGAGTTTTATAACTTGGACATAAAATGGGACGAGAAAGACAAACAAGTGACAATTGATAACGATGATTGA
- a CDS encoding GNAT family N-acetyltransferase, which yields MVCGELGYFIGPEFWNNGYGAEACAKLVEFGFRTLELERNYGRCMAKNTASKRVMEKCGLKLKV from the coding sequence ATGGTTTGTGGTGAACTAGGCTACTTTATAGGTCCAGAATTTTGGAATAACGGCTATGGCGCAGAAGCGTGCGCTAAACTTGTTGAATTTGGCTTTAGAACGCTTGAGCTTGAAAGGAATTATGGAAGATGCATGGCAAAAAATACGGCTTCTAAGCGTGTAATGGAAAAGTGTGGGCTAAAGTTGAAGGTATAG